The following proteins come from a genomic window of Gottfriedia acidiceleris:
- a CDS encoding DUF2975 domain-containing protein, which produces MNVKRGSTTFLKLIIFLVGIAVLALCIFLVPNIGNFASKLYPNIAAMKYLVFIVMYGAAVPFYFALYQAFNLLRYIDDNTAFSELSVKALKNIKYCAITISSIYVLGMPLFHFIAKKVDPPIGILGLIIIFTSLVIAVFAAILQQLLQEAINIKSENDLTV; this is translated from the coding sequence ATGAATGTTAAAAGAGGTTCAACCACTTTCTTGAAGCTAATAATTTTTCTCGTTGGAATTGCAGTACTTGCTTTATGTATATTTTTGGTACCAAATATCGGGAATTTCGCATCAAAATTGTATCCAAATATTGCCGCAATGAAATATCTCGTTTTCATCGTGATGTATGGTGCGGCTGTGCCTTTTTATTTTGCTCTCTATCAGGCTTTCAATCTTTTACGGTATATTGATGACAACACAGCGTTCTCGGAATTATCTGTAAAGGCATTAAAGAATATAAAGTACTGTGCGATTACAATCAGTAGTATATATGTATTAGGTATGCCCCTCTTTCATTTTATAGCGAAGAAAGTTGACCCTCCAATTGGAATTTTGGGACTGATTATCATATTTACTTCGTTAGTTATCGCCGTTTTTGCTGCTATCCTCCAACAGCTTCTACAAGAAGCGATTAACATAAAATCAGAAAATGATTTAACGGTATGA